The Apium graveolens cultivar Ventura chromosome 11, ASM990537v1, whole genome shotgun sequence genome has a window encoding:
- the LOC141695049 gene encoding DUF724 domain-containing protein 7-like, which produces MSDDEPLSIWIQSLKKAHATSASHGGNAEVKCNTNCSQHNCIPSCQCIDPILPFEKTRSLWKTIESMEVFRQMPQTPHFKSLSMIKEISREGRAVALMVWFSDVVEKIPTLQPDGPRNIMEDVVETLDELEDNGFDVFVIRDRLMQLLSSKDKRDELESKEKEHTQQICLLREECGLPLSTRAEIDSKIADLESIVSGINESISYIDLEFKALAAAPWPLR; this is translated from the exons ATGTCAGATGATGAACCTCTCTCGATATGGATTCAATCTCTAAAGAAAGCTCATGCTACAA GTGCCTCACATGGGGGAAATGCAGAGGTGAAATGTAATACAAATTGCAGTCAGCATAATTGTATCCCATCCTGTCAATGTATTGATCCGATTTTACCATTTGAAAAGACAAGATCACTGTGGAAGACTATTGAATCGATGGAGGTATTTCGCCAGATGCCACAGACGCCACATTTCAAATCTTTGTCCATGATAAAAGAGATTTCTCGTGAAGGACGGGCAGTAGCTTTAATGGTTTGGTTTTCAGATGTTGTTGAAAAGATACCCACCTTACAACCTGATGGCCCTAGAAACATTATGGAGGATGTTGTGGAAACTCTCGATGAATTAGAGGATAATGGATTTGATGTCTTTGTAATACGTGATCGTTTGATGCAACTTCTATCAAGCAAGGACAAGCGGGATGAGCTTGAGTCCAAGGAGAAGGAACATACACAGCAAATATGTTTGTTGCGAGAAGAGTGTGGATTGCCTCTCTCAACTAGAGCTGAGATTGATTCCAAAATTGCAGATCTTGAATCAATAGTCAGTGGAATTAATGAGAGCATCAGCTATATAGACCTTGAGTTTAAAGCGTTGGCAGCTGCCCCTTGGCCACTGAGATGA